From the Glandiceps talaboti chromosome 12, keGlaTala1.1, whole genome shotgun sequence genome, one window contains:
- the LOC144443070 gene encoding uncharacterized protein LOC144443070, whose translation MFKKKSKKHKELSEWTKYDDKVLHAVENGDLSKLQSLLGKKGTSPTKLDHEGKSALHAAAKLGHLECLDFMLHNGADLMVIDNQGRTALHCASRAGHGESIERLLQYGAAVFPGDYQMLTPLHHAAIGGHYHCALILIDYQSPVDPKELNGKTPLCLACQMGNPQLCKELLDKGANINTVDDEQKTPLMYACEHGNKEVVELLVKKGAKVNMKDKEGFDAFYFGEHSGHPEITRLLEKAPSVATWDVVLSKGIGKLLDKYSKGSLQNAQEEPRESEPCYLGDDILNVGDNFIFMTDNDRIIYLELEEENEQLNEDLTQTTFKLQKAEKKIRSLEKQLAQSKDRNSDQYSVWDESRIEELEHEVQELRRALEMETNQKKEAYAEIEELKEKLLVYEPVEQKILNKDNDDSWGDSDEDLFNLPATSNAINTKRKKINTSDDQLLAHLRGQIVTLRLENDEMKTALENTPGLNSDNRKSLSPKKSTEPTVSLLEYKQLQESSVAKIHGLEEVVISLKNQLSEAEQRAVVSIDDYEELQVTNEVEVENLQTQIKKLRHDHEDVTQRLAEVMEENANLMDTITQSSEGKVRKHHQAVIEINRQLQHTADMQNKHIMAMKENADKNQKEIKELTKLNSHLQVEREKLAQMLQEQDEELHLKEEQYQILSHENDNLQKTIQREFTVNKESERRMDEMKASFSEQLGNEKQKYMQAVSQKEKLEERLSDMQSEDQTQIQELISENAELQDTIHQQALTLSQKGEEVRNFHELTREKEKLEQAMMHQSSTTENKNMEINDLQREKEDLEDTIQQQTRIIENTAKRIDDLIKEREKMDESLKQRAHMKEDLAKQNDNLLREKVKLQDTVKQQSAVIEDTTKRIDDLMRENQNLGATIKRQSSLMVVEAKRNDDLLREKERLEETIEHQSDIMEATENNIRKFEGLLEENNKLQERIRKSEASAMHQSNLKQKYLLVLAENEALKDKMQKLTSEKQDLKERGLQKQPNGVPYTMSNSTTQGKRYDELYSENQKLKDMTQKQARLLQLERMRPQSPQQVEALQKQVTRLQQQLTEVDGRYRDTISTYRTHLLSAIQGDIDPAVREALKQIVKLRSTEQFC comes from the exons ATGTTTAAGAAGAAAAGTAAAAAGCACAAGGAG TTGAGTGAGTGGACCAAGTATGATGATAAAGTACTACATGCTGTGGAGAATGGTGACCTCAGTAAACTACAATCACTACTTGGTAAGAAGGGAACTTCACCGACCAAGTTAGACCATGAAGGCAAATCTGC ACTACATGCCGCTGCCAAACTAGGACACTTGGAGTGTTTAGACTTTATGCTTCACAATGGTGCTGATTTAATGGTCATTGACAATCAAG GTCGCACAGCTCTACACTGTGCATCTAGGGCTGGTCATGGTGAAAGTATAGAGAGACTACTGCAATATGGAGCTGCAGTGTTTCCTGGAGACTATCAGATGTTGACACCATTGCACCATGCAG CCATTGGTGGACACTATCACTGCGCACTCATATTAATAGATTATCAATCTCCAGTTGATCCCAAGGAACTG AATGGAAAGACACCATTATGTCTGGCATGTCAGATGGGAAATCCTCAGTTATGTAAAGAACTACTAGACAAAGGTGCTAATATCAATACAGTAGATGATGAACAAAA AACTCCTTTGATGTATGCCTGTGAACATGGGAATAAAGAAGTAGTGGAATTATTGGTCAAGAAAGGTGCTAAGGTTAACATGAAGGATAAAGAAGGTTTTGATGCATTTTATTTTGGTGAACATTCAGGACATCCTGAAATTACTAGGTTGTTGGAAAAGGCGCCCTCTGTGGCAACATGGGATGTAG TCCTGTCAAAAGGGATTGGTAAATTGTTGGATAAGTATTCCAAAGGTTCACTTCAAAATGCCCAGGAAGAGCCTCGTGAGTCAGAACCTTGTTACCTTGGTGATGATATCCTAAATGTCGGTGATAACTTCATCTTTATGACAGATAATGATAGGATTATCTATTTG GAGTTAGAGGAAGAGAATGAACAGTTAAATGAAGACCTAACTCAGACCACCTTTAAGTTACAAAAAGCTGAGAAGAAAATAAGAAGTCTAGAAAAACAACTAGCTCAAAGTAAAGATAGAAATTCAGATCAG TATTCTGTATGGGATGAATCAAGGATTGAAGAATTGGAACATGAG GTGCAAGAACTGAGAAGAGCTCTTGAGATGGAGACAAACCAAAAGAAGGAAGCATATGCAGAGATAGAAGAACTGAAAGAGAAGTTATTAGTGTATGAACCTGTAGAGCAGAAAATACTCAACAAAGATAATGATGACAGCTGGGGTGATAGTGATGAAGATCTGTTTAATCTACCAG CTACTAGTAATGCTATTAACACCAAGAGAAAGAAAATCAATACATCAGATGATCAACTTCTGGCACACCTTAGAGGTCAAATTGTGACACTCCGATtggaaaatgatgaaatgaagaCAGCATTAGAG AATACACCTGGATTGAATTCTGATAACAGAAAGAGTTTATCTCCTAAAAAGTCTACAGAACCTACAGTGTCATTGTTAGAGTATAAACAGTTGCAAGAAAGCTCTGTAGCTAAAATCCATGGGTTAGAGGAAGTGGTCATATCGCTAAAAAATCAACTGAGTGAAGCAGAACAAAGGGCTGTTGTATCTATAGATGATTATGAAGAATTACAAGTAACTAATGAAGTAGAAGTAGAAAATCTACAGACCCAGATTAAAAAACTGAGACATGACCATGAGGATGTTACTCAAAGG CTTGCAGAGGTGATGGAAGAAAATGCCAACTTGATGGATACCATTACACAATCTAGTGAAGGTAAAGTAAGAAAACATCACCAGGCAGTGATTGAAATCAACAGACAGTTACAACATACAGCAGACATGCAGAATAAACATATTATGGCAATGAAGGAGAATGCAGACAAAAACCAGAAGGAAATCAAGGAACTCACTAAACTCAACAGTCACCTTCAAGTTGAACGAGAAAAACTAGCACAGATGTTACAGGAACAAGATGAAGAACTTCACCTCAAAGAGGAACAGTATCAAATATTGTCACATGAAAATGACAATCTACAGAAGACAATCCAACGTGAGTTTACAGTAAACAAAGAATCTGAGAGAAGAATGGATGAAATGAAAGCCTCCTTCTCAGAACAGTTGggaaatgagaaacaaaaatacATGCAGGCTGTGAGTCAAAAGGAGAAACTTGAGGAAAGACTAAGTGATATGCAGAGTGAAGATCAAACTCAGATACAAGAACTGATTTCTGAGAATGCAGAGTTGCAGGATACCATTCATCAACAGGCTTTAACATTGTCTCAAAAAGGTGAGGAAGTCAGAAACTTCCATGAATTAACGAGGGAGAAAGAGAAATTAGAACAAGCAATGATGCACCAGTCTTCTACTACTGAGAATAAAAACATGGAAATTAATGATTTGCAGAGAGAGAAAGAAGACTTAGAAGACACCATTCAGCAGCAGACCCGTATTATAGAAAATACAGCAAAGAGAATTGATGACTTGAtcaaagaaagagaaaaaatggATGAAAGTCTTAAGCAACGGGCTCATATGAAAGAGGATCTCGCAAAGCAAAATGATAACTTACTGAGGGAGAAAGTGAAATTGCAAGACACAGTAAAGCAACAATCTGCTGTTATTGAAGATACAACAAAGAGAATTGATGATTTGATGAGAGAGAATCAAAACTTAGGAGCTACTATCAAGAGACAGTCTTCCCTTATGGTAGTTGAGGCAAAGAGAAATGATGATTTACTGAGAGAGAAAGAGCGACTTGAAGAAACTATTGAACACCAATCGGATATTATGGAAGCAACGGAAAACAATATCAGAAAGTTTGAAGGACTCCTAGAGGAAAACAACAAGTTGCAAGAAAGGATCAGAAAGTCTGAAGCAAGTGCTATGCATCAGAGTAATCTCAAACAAAAGTACCTGTTAGTGCTTGCTGAAAATGAGGCACTCAAAGACAAAATGCAAAAACTGACATCGGAGAAACAAGATTTGAAAGAGAGAGGAC TACAGAAACAACCCAATGGTGTACCATATACCATGTCAAACTCTACAACTCAGGGGAAACGTTATGATGAACTTTATAGTGAGAACCAGAAACTAAAAGACATGACACAAAAACAAGCTAGGTTACTACAGCTGGAAAGAATGAGGCCACAATCTCCACAACAAGTGGAAGCACTACAGAAACAAGTCACAAGATTACAACAACAGCTAACAGAGGTTGACGGCAGATACAGGGATACTATTAGTACATATAGAACTCATCTACTCAGTGCTATACAG GGAGACATTGATCCTGCTGTTAGAGAAGCACTCAAACAAATTGTTAAGTTACGAAGTACAGAGCAATTCTGTTAG